In the genome of Bacillus thuringiensis, the window AAACATATCTGATACACTTTGTTTAGAAAGTAGTTTACCATCCATAATAGCTTCATCTAACTTTTTCATATCTTCAACAGTCGTATACATTTCACCACAACCATACAGCCAGTTCATTTTTAAGCGAGGCGTGGCTATTAACTTATTATCTTTTTTCGTATACCCTTCTGCTAAGAAAATATCTTCTGGGAGTGTTGCGCCCATTCCAGATTCATGCATTTCAACAGGAGTCAAAATATTTTCTTTCACATATTCAGCAAGTGGTTTATTCGATATTTTTTCTACAATATATGCAAGCACCATATAATTATAATCTGTATATTTCCATCCTGTCCCTGCTGGAAATTGTAACGTTTGTGCCCCAATCCATGTTACTAATTTTAACCGTGATGCTGCGTCAACACTACCTTGTCCCTGTTCTGGTAATCCAGACGTATGTGTTAACAAGTTTCGTAACGTAATGTTTTTATCTGCCGGAAACGATGGGATATATTTATTTACATTGTCTTCAATGTTCAACTTCCCTTTTTCTTTTAGTTGCATAATAGATATTGCAACTACTGTTTTCGTAATAGACCCAATGCGATATTTCGTTCTTGGCGTCGTTAATACTTGATCTTTCACATTCGCATAACCGTAGCCTTTTCGTAAAATGACATGATCTTTACTTGCTACAAGAACACTCCCATTAAATCCTTTATCTTTTAAGTACTGATCTAGTTTTCCAGCTGCAATTTCATAACGCTTTTTCTCATTCGCATCAACTTCCTGCTTAACATCTTTTTGCTTACTATTTACATTAGAAAATGCCTTTGCATCATATTTTTTTCCTTTATTTGCATGTATTAGTGTAACAACACTTCCACAAAAAACAGCAAAAATAAAGAAAACGATTAACCATTTCTTTAACATACTAGGAACCCTCTTTTATCTAGTTTCACTTAACGTAGATCCATTCTATTTTATATCTTTTAATTATCAAGTATATTATAATATTATTTAATATTCACTCTGTTAAAACTAGATTCCTTTTTCTCATTTTCAATTTTTACTACTCTCTATTGTATTTCTTTCTTGCAAAATTTCCAACATACAATCGGATGCATTACACTATAATTTCAAATTCTTTTGTAACATTTGTTATATACTAAAAAGAATGGAGATGTAATATGAAAAATACCGATAAACGCAATCGTTTAGATGATAAGATGTTTCATTATCGGATAACAAAAAACAACATGGTATCAATTGAATATTACGGAAAACAAATTATAACATTAAAAGGAAATGATGCTGAAAAATTTTTAAATAAAATAAATCATGCAAATAACGATAAAGAAAAACAGCTAATTATGGCTAAAATTACAGGTAATTTCAAAAGAGGTAATGAACGAAATTGAAAACGAATCTCATTTACATTTTGATTATACAACAAATAAAAAAAGAAATGTCGCTCATTCAACATTTCTTTAGACTTTCTTCATAAAAAATTTACATTGCTAACATTCCTTCATTTTCTATACTTCCTATATAAGCTAACCGCTGAAATAGTTAGTAATACAACTATGCATAACCACGCGTACGTATATCCCTTCTTATCTACAATATAACCAAATAAAGCAGGCGCAACAATAATGGCAATTTGATTTAATGTAAGTGCAAAACTCACTGTCATCCCTACCGATTCTTCACTTGCTGATTCTGAAACTTCAGCTATAAAAAGACTAAACCATCCAATTGAAAAGAACCCTAACAATGCACTTACACCATACAATACATTCGTTATTGTATGTATGCTCATTACTAATATTAGAATGAAGAAAATAGAAATACAAACAGTTATAAATAAAGGGGTCCGCCGATTCCCCTTATAAAACAAATCACTAGTAGCTGCTAATATAACCCTACCAACCATTCCAGAAAAGAACATAACGGAAAATACTTTTCCGGCTAAAATTGGTGTAATTGATTGTTCTGTTACTAAAAATTTTATAAAATGTCCAACTAACACCATTTGCAATGAAATCATACAAATACCAGTTATATAAATTGCATACAACTCTTTTTTACACATCACTTCTTTTAACTGCATCCAAAAAGAAAGTTTACTACGTTCTTGTTTAACTTTCTCTTGAATATATGGTTCCTTATAAAATATAAAAAATAAAAACCCTCCAATTATACAAATGCATGCAATGCTATTTACCGCATAGGCCATATTATATTTTATTGTAAGAAACGGGATCAATACTCCCGCTAATGTACCACCAATCGGTATACCGGCTTGTCTAATCCCCATCGCTAACCCGCGATTTTCTTTTGAGAACCACTTCATTATCACCTTACTTCCTCCTGGCTGCGAAACACTATAAAACGTTCCTACTAATAAAAGTACAAAGAGTAACCCATTAAATCCATTGACCATATTAGTCAGTAAAAACGAAACCCCTAGTAAAAATAAACTTATCGAAATTAACAACTTTTCATTGTATTGATCAAGTAGCCGCCCAACAAAAAGCATACAAAATAGCGGTCCTATATTTACAACACTTACTAACAATCCACTCTCCGTATTCGTAAGTGCATATTCTTCTTTCCAAAATAAAGCAAATGCTCCAACACCATACGTTATAAGTGTCGCTGTTGTTTGAGCAACTGTCGCAAAAATTAACATAACCCACTTATAAGTACCATTCATCCTTTCTTCCATTAACACAATAATCCCTCCATCCCCTTCCATTGTATGAAAGTTCTGATATCATATAAAATAAAGATTTATCATGTAATCCATCAAAAAAAATGATACCTTTTATGGAGGGATGATACTTGGATATAAAAGATTTAACTGTATTTTACGAAGTTGCGAAAGAAAAAAACATATCTCACGCAGCTAAAAATTTAAACTATGTACAGTCTGGCGTAACAATGCGTATAAAACAACTAGAAAATGAACTAGGTGTACCTTTATTTTACCGAAACGGAAAAGGTGTAACTTTAACTTCTAACGGTGAGATTTTATTAACATACGCTAAACAAATTATCCACTTAATGGATCAATCTGTTAAAGCAGTTCAAAGTAATGGGATCGAACCAAGGGGCACTTTAAAAATTGGATGTACAGAATCTACAACCGCTGTAAGACTTCCATCTATATTAACGGCCTATTATGAGGAATACCCAAAAGTCGAATTGATTTTAGAATCAAATACGACGGAACAATTGATTAGACTTGTATTAGAACGAAAACTAGACGGGGCGTTTATCGCTGGAACCACTCAGCATGCTGAACTTCATACAAATATATTTCATGAAGAAGAATTAGTTCTCATTAGCAAAAAGCCTTTATCTTCCTTTAAAGACATAGGAGACATGAATTTACTTGCATTTAGTCACGGGTGCTATTATAGAAATTTATTAGAAAATTGGCTTCAAGAAGAAGGAATTTCACCTAAACGAGTATTAGAGTTTGGAACAATTGAAGCGATACTCGCATGTGTAAAATCAGGTATGGGCGTAGCAATTATGATGAAGTCTATTTTAAATGGTCATAAACATGACATATCATTCAATCCTTTGCCAAATAGCTTCAAAAAAGTTCCTACTACTTTTATTACTAGAAAAGATATATATCACTCTGCTGCATTACAAAAATTTATGGAGATGACTCTCAATGCGTGAAAAGAAAATACGTGGTATGAAACGAAAAACAAACACTATGATAAAGCGAATTGAGGAACATACAAAAACGTTCCCTTCTACTTTCTATAACGATGAATATTGGAATATGCTATTGCCAGTTTCGCAAGCTTTTATTGACTCTCGTAAAACACCTAGAAAAGTAAAGCGATTATGTATTCAAACCTTATTAAATCAAGCAAATCATTTAATAAATATGAAACCGAGCGATACACATACATATCGAGTTGTTGTTTTGATTTCTATAAATAATTTGTGGGATTCGCAAATCATTATATTTAAAAATGAGGACTACTTTCATAATTTCTTTAATGGAAATAGTGAATTTCAAAAATGGATTCTTCTTTCAAATGAAATTGATTTTGGGAAGACATGGGAAATGCCAGTTTGTCATTCCTTCAAAACGCTTCACTTTCAAGAAATTATTTATGATGAAGATGAATGCTATGAAAAAGAGATTTTGTTTATTGGGGAGTTAGATTAAAAAGGGTATACCAAAACAATGGCATACCCTTTTTCACTTATTTTTCTTTCAATACACTATGTAATCGATCTGGATAATTTGTAAACATTCCTGTAGCACCCCATTTGATTAACAGTCTCATATCTGGTTTCTCATTAATTGTATAAGGGTGAATTAACAGTCCATTTTTTCTAGCCATTTTCATATATGATTCATCAATAATTAGTTCTCCGTTATCATTACGTAAATTTGGCCCAATACCGGCTGCATACTTTTTAATTTCTTGAAAATCATCATTCGTTACACTTTTCGGCTCATGTGTAATGCCAGACCATTCGACAATTTCATTGTTATCATTTGGATAATACCAAAGCAATTGAACTAGCGGGATATTTTCATTCATACTATGAATCTTTTTCAAACTATCTTTACTAAATGATTGAATCATTACTCGGCTAGAAGACATGTTTTGACCTACTAAATTATATTTTTGTAACAACGCCAACAATTTCTCTTCCATTCCTGGATATACATCTGGTGATTTTGTTTCAATATAATACTTCATGCTTCTTCCGTACTTTTGGAAGATTTCTTCAAGAGTCGGCACTTTTTGCCCAACATACTCTTGTTTAGCCTTTTCTGGATACGCTTTATTAAACCATGATCCTGCATCTAA includes:
- a CDS encoding serine hydrolase domain-containing protein gives rise to the protein MLKKWLIVFFIFAVFCGSVVTLIHANKGKKYDAKAFSNVNSKQKDVKQEVDANEKKRYEIAAGKLDQYLKDKGFNGSVLVASKDHVILRKGYGYANVKDQVLTTPRTKYRIGSITKTVVAISIMQLKEKGKLNIEDNVNKYIPSFPADKNITLRNLLTHTSGLPEQGQGSVDAASRLKLVTWIGAQTLQFPAGTGWKYTDYNYMVLAYIVEKISNKPLAEYVKENILTPVEMHESGMGATLPEDIFLAEGYTKKDNKLIATPRLKMNWLYGCGEMYTTVEDMKKLDEAIMDGKLLSKQSVSDMFSASPARKYGFSFYIYPDYYHNHGVLAGWNTFNNFNWDKRTFVILFSNVQNGMNDAFNQEFRKMANDLIEGK
- a CDS encoding MFS transporter; the encoded protein is MEGDGGIIVLMEERMNGTYKWVMLIFATVAQTTATLITYGVGAFALFWKEEYALTNTESGLLVSVVNIGPLFCMLFVGRLLDQYNEKLLISISLFLLGVSFLLTNMVNGFNGLLFVLLLVGTFYSVSQPGGSKVIMKWFSKENRGLAMGIRQAGIPIGGTLAGVLIPFLTIKYNMAYAVNSIACICIIGGFLFFIFYKEPYIQEKVKQERSKLSFWMQLKEVMCKKELYAIYITGICMISLQMVLVGHFIKFLVTEQSITPILAGKVFSVMFFSGMVGRVILAATSDLFYKGNRRTPLFITVCISIFFILILVMSIHTITNVLYGVSALLGFFSIGWFSLFIAEVSESASEESVGMTVSFALTLNQIAIIVAPALFGYIVDKKGYTYAWLCIVVLLTISAVSLYRKYRK
- a CDS encoding LysR family transcriptional regulator, coding for MDIKDLTVFYEVAKEKNISHAAKNLNYVQSGVTMRIKQLENELGVPLFYRNGKGVTLTSNGEILLTYAKQIIHLMDQSVKAVQSNGIEPRGTLKIGCTESTTAVRLPSILTAYYEEYPKVELILESNTTEQLIRLVLERKLDGAFIAGTTQHAELHTNIFHEEELVLISKKPLSSFKDIGDMNLLAFSHGCYYRNLLENWLQEEGISPKRVLEFGTIEAILACVKSGMGVAIMMKSILNGHKHDISFNPLPNSFKKVPTTFITRKDIYHSAALQKFMEMTLNA
- a CDS encoding DUF3916 domain-containing protein, which encodes MREKKIRGMKRKTNTMIKRIEEHTKTFPSTFYNDEYWNMLLPVSQAFIDSRKTPRKVKRLCIQTLLNQANHLINMKPSDTHTYRVVVLISINNLWDSQIIIFKNEDYFHNFFNGNSEFQKWILLSNEIDFGKTWEMPVCHSFKTLHFQEIIYDEDECYEKEILFIGELD
- a CDS encoding glycerophosphodiester phosphodiesterase produces the protein MRKIISVLVIFFTMGSIFAGGAVHAKSEGKHEWNANKFLNIAHRGASGHAPEHTFASYDLVKKMKADYLELDIQLTKDGQLIAMHDTAVDRTTNGTGEVRDKTLSEIKSLDAGSWFNKAYPEKAKQEYVGQKVPTLEEIFQKYGRSMKYYIETKSPDVYPGMEEKLLALLQKYNLVGQNMSSSRVMIQSFSKDSLKKIHSMNENIPLVQLLWYYPNDNNEIVEWSGITHEPKSVTNDDFQEIKKYAAGIGPNLRNDNGELIIDESYMKMARKNGLLIHPYTINEKPDMRLLIKWGATGMFTNYPDRLHSVLKEK